Proteins encoded by one window of Flavobacterium sp. N502540:
- a CDS encoding M15 family metallopeptidase produces MKLSSSSAHTLLFLFCLFFYGLSSNAQNESYSSEDNEEIADTTFVNLKEYSSDFVYDMKYATEDNFLKAKVYDCAECLLRYKTVKALIAANNDFMKDGCRIKLFDCYRPLSIQKKMWEIVSNPEYVADPKKGSIHNKGGAVDITLVNAKGEELEMGTNFDFFGIEASHNYKKFPVSVKANRKYLKRVMIKNGFNSFDSEWWHYNLKTGLKDKVSNQKWKCD; encoded by the coding sequence ATGAAATTAAGTTCTTCTTCCGCTCATACTTTACTATTTCTGTTTTGTCTTTTCTTTTATGGACTTTCTTCAAATGCTCAAAATGAATCCTATTCATCTGAGGATAATGAAGAAATTGCCGATACGACTTTTGTGAATTTGAAAGAGTACAGCAGCGATTTCGTTTATGATATGAAATATGCGACCGAAGATAATTTTTTGAAGGCTAAAGTTTACGATTGTGCCGAATGTTTGTTGCGCTATAAAACGGTAAAAGCTTTGATAGCGGCAAATAATGATTTTATGAAGGACGGTTGTAGAATAAAACTTTTCGACTGTTACAGGCCTTTATCTATTCAGAAAAAGATGTGGGAGATTGTATCGAATCCGGAGTATGTGGCAGATCCAAAAAAAGGCTCCATCCATAATAAAGGAGGAGCCGTTGATATAACTTTAGTGAATGCTAAAGGAGAGGAGTTGGAAATGGGTACTAATTTTGACTTTTTTGGCATCGAGGCCAGTCATAATTATAAAAAATTTCCAGTGTCAGTCAAAGCAAATCGAAAATATTTAAAAAGAGTGATGATCAAAAACGGATTCAATTCTTTTGACTCGGAGTGGTGGCATTATAATTTAAAGACAGGTTTAAAGGATAAAGTCTCCAATCAAAAGTGGAAATGCGATTAA
- a CDS encoding C40 family peptidase: MFGICNLAIVPVRSEPSDRSEIVTQLLFGEHIEILERQNQWARIRIQYDDYEGWVDPKQYQVISEANFKQLSNDAIILNADLIDYITSSNNLLLPIPLGASLSFLNNSEINISNFDFEGTKTSGIKPKSAIITTAFMYLNAPYLWGGKTPFGIDCSGFTQMVYKLNGYKIHRDASQQALDGEPLSFIEESEAGDLAFFDNDEGNITHVGIIMDNNYIIHASGKVRIDRLDHLGIYNPETNKHTHKLRVIKKII, encoded by the coding sequence ATGTTCGGAATTTGCAATCTAGCCATAGTACCCGTACGATCTGAGCCAAGCGACAGAAGTGAAATCGTTACTCAACTTTTGTTTGGTGAACATATCGAGATTTTGGAACGTCAAAATCAATGGGCCCGAATAAGAATTCAGTACGACGACTATGAAGGCTGGGTAGACCCCAAACAGTACCAGGTTATTTCGGAAGCAAATTTTAAACAATTAAGCAATGATGCTATTATTCTGAATGCTGATTTGATTGATTATATCACTTCTTCCAACAATTTATTGCTACCCATTCCGCTTGGCGCATCTCTGTCTTTTTTAAATAACAGTGAAATCAATATCTCAAATTTTGATTTCGAAGGCACCAAGACCAGCGGTATAAAACCTAAGAGCGCAATCATAACTACCGCTTTTATGTATTTGAACGCACCTTACCTTTGGGGAGGCAAAACCCCTTTTGGAATTGACTGTTCGGGTTTCACTCAGATGGTCTACAAATTAAACGGCTATAAAATTCATCGTGATGCCTCACAACAGGCTCTTGACGGAGAACCTTTGAGCTTTATCGAAGAAAGCGAAGCCGGCGACCTGGCCTTTTTTGATAACGACGAAGGAAACATCACACATGTTGGTATTATTATGGACAATAATTACATCATTCACGCCAGCGGTAAAGTTCGCATTGATCGCTTGGATCACTTAGGAATCTACAATCCCGAAACAAACAAACACACTCACAAATTGCGTGTAATTAAAAAGATCATTTAA
- a CDS encoding acetyl-CoA C-acyltransferase: MNKRVVIVSAVRTPIGSFMGGLSTVPAPKLGAAAIKGALQKINLDPKLVDEVFMGNVVQAGVGQAPARQAALFAGLSEEVVATTVNKVCASGMKAVMFAAQAIACGDAEIVVAGGMENMSLIPHYVQMRNGTKFGPASMLDGMQKDGLTDAYDNNAMGVCADLCASEYNISREEQDNFAIQSYERSAKAWDAGKFDNEIVPVEVPQRRGEPVIVSKDEEYTNVKLDKIPTLGAVFTKDGTVTAANASTINDGAAALILMSEEKATSLGLKPLAYIKGYADAAQEPKWFTTSPAKALPKALDKAGISVNDVDYFEFNEAFAVVGLANSKILNLDNDKVNVNGGAVSLGHPLGCSGARIIVTLLSVLEQNNAKTGAAAICNGGGGASAIVIERA, encoded by the coding sequence ATGAACAAAAGAGTTGTTATCGTTTCTGCCGTTAGAACGCCTATCGGAAGTTTCATGGGAGGTTTATCTACTGTACCTGCCCCAAAATTAGGTGCTGCCGCAATAAAAGGCGCACTTCAAAAAATTAACCTTGACCCAAAATTAGTTGATGAAGTATTTATGGGTAATGTGGTACAGGCCGGAGTTGGTCAGGCACCAGCACGTCAGGCTGCACTTTTTGCCGGTTTATCTGAAGAAGTTGTCGCTACAACTGTAAACAAAGTTTGTGCTTCAGGAATGAAAGCTGTTATGTTTGCCGCACAGGCTATCGCTTGTGGTGATGCTGAAATCGTGGTAGCCGGAGGAATGGAGAACATGAGTTTGATTCCGCATTATGTACAAATGCGTAACGGAACTAAATTCGGCCCTGCTTCTATGCTTGACGGAATGCAAAAAGATGGTTTGACAGATGCTTACGATAACAACGCAATGGGAGTTTGCGCTGATTTATGTGCATCTGAATACAACATCAGCCGCGAAGAACAGGATAATTTTGCGATTCAATCTTATGAAAGAAGTGCAAAAGCTTGGGATGCCGGAAAATTTGATAACGAAATTGTACCAGTAGAGGTTCCACAAAGACGTGGTGAACCTGTCATCGTTTCAAAAGACGAGGAATACACCAATGTAAAACTGGATAAGATCCCTACACTAGGTGCTGTTTTCACTAAAGACGGAACGGTTACTGCTGCTAATGCTTCTACGATAAACGACGGAGCCGCTGCTTTAATTTTAATGTCTGAAGAAAAAGCAACTTCCTTAGGATTAAAACCTCTTGCTTACATAAAAGGATATGCTGATGCTGCTCAGGAACCAAAATGGTTTACTACAAGTCCGGCAAAAGCATTACCGAAAGCTTTAGACAAAGCCGGAATTTCAGTAAATGATGTTGATTATTTCGAATTCAACGAAGCATTTGCTGTTGTTGGATTAGCCAATTCAAAAATTCTTAATCTTGACAACGATAAAGTAAACGTAAACGGTGGAGCTGTTTCCTTAGGTCATCCTCTAGGATGCTCGGGAGCAAGAATCATCGTGACTTTACTAAGTGTTTTAGAACAAAACAATGCCAAAACCGGAGCTGCAGCAATTTGCAACGGTGGTGGAGGTGCTTCGGCAATTGTTATCGAGAGAGCTTAA